The Candidatus Kapaibacterium sp. genome has a segment encoding these proteins:
- a CDS encoding T9SS type A sorting domain-containing protein yields MVNARTTDGGYNWFIQTADTQKVVYNDKGQVVEVIGTKYKGARCLDYVTPDFAVIGHIEGQITISRDGGDSWDSLSLNTIQDIKIIRFADSLSGIALTNNFIFLTTDGGVTWENITSNLNYSGAIYFQSAFMRDDFIYAGGFFSLDKGNTWTKSNPILNINGMHGVNFINNYEGWCSGRRQIVPNQFQYVDVILHTTNSGLDWVTQLDTVLEPHFPLTGDIYFANSSEGLAYGEGGKIWRTSDGGQYWDLDKSFPIEQSDHFTKLAFPNGNLNKILANVYFIGDIWMFTDPTSIEENVIGTNDMSIFPNPASEYITITKPSEGFEPSEVSGVQIFNTLGECVLKESIHPMTPSHRMNVEHLPSGVYYLRIGSRTQMFVKM; encoded by the coding sequence ATGGTAAATGCTCGAACAACCGACGGAGGTTATAATTGGTTCATTCAAACTGCTGATACACAAAAAGTTGTATACAACGATAAAGGACAAGTAGTAGAAGTAATTGGCACAAAATATAAAGGAGCACGTTGCTTAGACTATGTCACTCCGGATTTTGCCGTAATTGGTCATATTGAAGGTCAAATTACAATATCAAGAGATGGTGGTGATTCATGGGATTCACTCAGTTTAAATACAATTCAAGATATAAAAATTATTAGATTCGCAGACTCATTATCAGGAATTGCGCTTACAAACAATTTTATTTTTTTAACAACAGATGGTGGGGTCACTTGGGAAAATATTACAAGTAATCTTAATTATTCCGGTGCTATATATTTCCAATCAGCATTTATGAGAGATGATTTTATTTATGCAGGAGGATTTTTTTCATTGGATAAAGGGAATACTTGGACAAAAAGTAATCCAATATTGAATATTAACGGTATGCATGGTGTTAATTTTATAAATAATTACGAGGGTTGGTGTTCTGGGAGACGTCAGATTGTACCAAATCAATTTCAATATGTCGATGTTATTCTCCATACTACAAATTCGGGATTAGACTGGGTGACTCAATTGGATACAGTTTTAGAACCTCATTTTCCATTGACGGGTGATATATATTTTGCAAATAGTTCAGAAGGTTTGGCTTATGGTGAAGGTGGAAAGATATGGCGTACAAGTGATGGCGGTCAATATTGGGATTTAGATAAATCTTTTCCAATTGAACAAAGTGACCATTTTACAAAATTGGCTTTTCCTAATGGGAATTTAAACAAAATACTTGCAAATGTTTATTTTATTGGTGATATCTGGATGTTTACTGACCCAACATCTATAGAGGAAAATGTAATAGGTACAAATGATATGAGTATTTTCCCCAATCCCGCAAGCGAATATATTACAATTACGAAACCTTCCGAAGGTTTCGAACCTTCGGAAGTTTCCGGTGTTCAAATTTTCAATACTTTGGGTGAATGTGTTCTTAAGGAATCAATTCATCCGATGACTCCAAGTCATCGGATGAATGTAGAACATTTACCATCAGGCGTGTATTATCTGCGTATTGGTAGCAGGACGCAGATGTTTGTGAAGATGTGA
- a CDS encoding rod shape-determining protein, protein MRLASIDIGTNTILMLVAQISLNNEIKILHEEYAIARLGEDTDKTGLINEQAILRAEKILQKCVNVCKKFDVQSIITVATSAMRDAKNSAQVKMSFESILQHPVFIIDGKKEATLSFIGTVNSPKTSLVIDIGGGSTEIIIGKDKQILFKQSLDIGAVRIFERFFNMNHPPTQSQIDETVRYIRSLLDDVKAEIPKYDQIYAVAGTATTLAATACRVHDYKVREIDNYNLTIEKLNELFNLYYGSTVEEIATKHLVSPGRANLILAGTLILRTIFEEFKIAECVVSAKGLRYGVIQGHLLGML, encoded by the coding sequence ATGAGATTAGCTTCGATTGATATTGGTACAAACACAATTTTGATGCTTGTTGCTCAAATATCACTAAATAATGAGATTAAAATTCTTCACGAGGAGTATGCAATCGCCAGACTTGGTGAAGATACCGACAAAACAGGGTTGATAAACGAACAAGCTATCCTGAGAGCCGAGAAAATTCTTCAAAAATGTGTCAACGTTTGCAAAAAGTTCGATGTACAGAGCATAATTACCGTTGCAACGAGCGCTATGCGAGACGCTAAGAATAGTGCTCAAGTCAAAATGTCTTTCGAATCCATACTCCAACACCCGGTGTTCATTATTGATGGCAAAAAGGAAGCGACTTTGAGTTTTATTGGTACAGTTAATTCCCCGAAAACATCGCTGGTGATTGACATTGGTGGTGGCAGTACAGAAATTATCATCGGCAAAGACAAACAAATTTTGTTTAAACAAAGTCTTGATATAGGTGCAGTCAGGATTTTCGAAAGATTTTTCAATATGAACCACCCTCCTACTCAATCGCAAATTGATGAAACAGTCCGCTATATTCGCTCTTTGCTGGATGATGTAAAAGCGGAAATTCCAAAATATGATCAAATCTATGCTGTGGCAGGCACTGCAACTACACTCGCTGCTACCGCTTGCAGAGTACATGATTATAAAGTGAGAGAAATTGACAACTACAATTTGACAATTGAAAAGCTCAATGAGCTTTTTAATTTGTACTATGGCTCAACAGTCGAAGAAATCGCTACCAAACATCTCGTTAGCCCGGGCAGGGCTAACCTGATACTCGCAGGCACATTGATTTTGCGAACAATTTTTGAAGAATTCAAAATCGCGGAATGTGTCGTAAGTGCCAAAGGATTGAGATACGGAGTTATCCAAGGACACTTGCTTGGAATGCTTTAA
- the prmA gene encoding 50S ribosomal protein L11 methyltransferase, translating to MKNTYKVVVFEFPEELHDLALGLICEMDFVGVEHIHDIFKITFHSHKFDEEVLANLFEIIKGVYPKAKFVETIEIEEKNWNEDWENSIEPVWIDDNCVITPEWKANEVEADMKIIINPQMSFGTGHHSTTKMMSQLALKYVQADSFWIDAGSGTGLLAILASKLGAKEVFAFDNDEWSTLNINENIVLNGVSNIKVENADVYKVDLPESDGIFANLFLHLVIDSFSKMYDSLKQRKGILLVSGILKYDEETVVKSALKAGFKLNETMYDDEWVAFQFIAE from the coding sequence TTGAAGAACACTTATAAAGTAGTAGTATTTGAGTTCCCCGAAGAACTTCATGATTTGGCTTTAGGCTTGATTTGCGAGATGGATTTTGTGGGTGTTGAACACATCCATGATATTTTCAAAATTACTTTTCATTCACATAAATTCGATGAGGAAGTCTTAGCTAATTTGTTTGAAATTATCAAGGGAGTCTATCCAAAGGCAAAATTTGTTGAAACAATCGAAATCGAAGAAAAAAATTGGAATGAAGATTGGGAGAACTCGATTGAGCCTGTTTGGATTGATGATAATTGCGTTATTACGCCCGAATGGAAAGCAAATGAAGTTGAGGCAGACATGAAAATTATTATTAATCCGCAGATGTCATTCGGTACGGGTCATCATTCTACTACTAAGATGATGTCCCAATTAGCATTAAAATATGTCCAAGCTGATAGTTTTTGGATAGATGCAGGTTCAGGCACCGGATTATTAGCTATTTTAGCCTCTAAACTTGGCGCTAAGGAAGTTTTTGCATTCGATAATGACGAATGGTCAACGTTGAATATAAATGAAAACATCGTCTTGAATGGTGTGTCTAACATCAAAGTGGAAAATGCAGATGTTTACAAAGTTGATTTGCCAGAATCAGACGGGATTTTTGCAAATTTGTTCCTTCATTTAGTTATAGATTCATTCAGCAAAATGTATGATTCGCTAAAGCAAAGGAAAGGAATTTTGCTTGTATCGGGGATATTGAAATATGACGAAGAAACCGTTGTCAAAAGTGCTCTAAAAGCCGGTTTCAAGCTGAATGAAACAATGTATGACGATGAATGGGTTGCTTTTCAATTTATAGCGGAATAA
- a CDS encoding HAD hydrolase family protein, with the protein MSDIKVTDELNHKLNKIKLLVMDVDGTLTDGTMYYSKSGEELKKFSTRDGMGITLLRKNDIESAIITSEYSQISEQRAIKLRIEHVVLGSRNKTESLLELSKKLNLELNEIAFIGDDINDEHVMNIVGVSACPADATKSIQQIADYICSSNGGNGAVREFVEAILKSQNKTISLTENW; encoded by the coding sequence ATGAGTGACATAAAAGTTACTGACGAACTAAATCACAAGCTGAACAAAATAAAGCTATTAGTGATGGATGTTGACGGAACACTGACAGATGGTACAATGTATTATTCCAAAAGTGGGGAAGAACTCAAGAAATTTTCAACACGAGACGGAATGGGAATAACATTACTACGAAAAAATGATATTGAGAGTGCAATCATAACAAGCGAATATTCGCAAATTTCGGAACAAAGAGCTATCAAATTACGTATTGAACATGTTGTACTTGGAAGTCGGAATAAAACCGAATCACTTTTAGAATTATCAAAAAAATTGAATCTAGAATTGAATGAAATCGCTTTCATTGGCGATGATATTAATGACGAGCATGTAATGAATATTGTAGGAGTCTCGGCTTGTCCGGCAGATGCAACTAAATCAATTCAACAAATTGCTGATTACATTTGCTCGTCCAATGGTGGAAATGGTGCAGTCAGAGAATTTGTAGAAGCTATTTTAAAATCACAAAATAAAACTATTTCATTAACAGAAAATTGGTAG
- a CDS encoding YtxH domain-containing protein: protein MSGNNDSGNFTRGFIIGAVVGGLSGAIAALLLAPKSGEELRKDIADQSVDFYSKTADYFKTMEGKIEDGINEGKNKAQDIMESARHKAEDILHDAESVLKDARMKASNAKEHIQDRIENIRDAAKAGTDAFKTEMKSIDNK from the coding sequence ATGTCAGGTAACAATGATTCTGGAAATTTCACACGCGGATTTATAATCGGCGCAGTTGTCGGTGGCTTATCGGGAGCAATCGCTGCTCTATTGTTAGCACCAAAATCAGGCGAAGAACTTAGGAAGGATATCGCTGACCAATCGGTAGATTTCTACTCGAAAACAGCTGATTATTTCAAGACTATGGAAGGTAAAATCGAAGATGGTATCAACGAAGGCAAAAACAAAGCACAAGATATCATGGAAAGCGCTCGACACAAAGCAGAAGATATTTTGCACGATGCAGAAAGTGTACTGAAAGATGCACGTATGAAAGCGTCTAATGCGAAAGAACATATTCAGGACAGGATTGAAAATATTCGAGATGCGGCTAAAGCCGGTACGGATGCCTTCAAAACTGAAATGAAATCAATCGATAACAAATAA